A window of Sphingobacterium kitahiroshimense genomic DNA:
CTGCAACAGCTGACAGAGTTCCGACCGTCTTTATGGAGAACCATCGGATAATAGGCCTGGATCCTAAAGATCCTATTACCGTGAATTATAAAAATAAAATAGGAAATGATCCTACTGGAAAGGAACATCCTGAATTGTTAAAGTTACAATCTTCTGTTGGTCATAACCATACGATCGTAAACGGTATAGGAAGAATTGGCTATATGTCCGGTGGAAAACAAACAAGATGGACAGACGAAGAATTGGGAACTACGTTTTTAGCTAAAGCTCAGGATTTCATAGCGCAAAATCATAAGAAACCATTTTTCCTGTATTTTGCACTGCATGATATTCATGTGCCGCGAATGCCTGCCACCATGTTTAAGGGTAAAAGCAACTTAGGTTATCGGGGTGATGCTATTTTGGAAATGGATTGGATCGTTGGTCAAATAACAAAGCAACTTCATGAACTTGGTATTGAACAGAATACGATGATCGTTTTCAGCAGTGACAATGGCCCTGTACTGGATGATGGATATGCTGATAAAGCAGAAGAACTAAACGGAATTCACAGTCCCGCAGGTCCACTACGGGGATGGAAAACGGACCTATATGAAGGTGGAACCCGTGTCCCTTTTATTATCAGCTGGCCCGCACACATTAAACCTGGTGTAAGTCAAGAATTGGTTTGTCAGATTGATTTCGTTGCCAGTTTTGCCAGTTATTTCAATCAAAAACTTCCAGATGGACAAGCATCTGATAGTCAAAATTTATGGGATACCTTTGTTGGCAACGCGAAACAAGGAAGAATGACATTGATACAAGAAGGATATAGCAACCTTGCTATTGTATCTGGAGACTGGAAGTATATACCTCCATTTGGAAAAAATGGTCCTCAACTCTACAATCTTAAAGAAGATCTTGCGGAAGAAATAAATGTATTCGATCAATTTCAGGAACAAGCCGCCATACTAGAGGCATTATTTAAGCAAGAGAAAAATTAAATTAGGATATACACTCATCACTAAATTTAATCATATTATGCTTTAATTATTTATAAAAAACAGCTTCAATTGATAATTGAAGCTGTTTTCACAGCGTGAGAATTTACAAGACTTTTTTAATCTAAAACTCTTATTTTATTTTGAGATAATCTCCTTTTTCATCAATATATTTCCAGACTGCTTCCTGATAAACCAGCAACGGGAAGATGTTTTGCTTTGTATCTAAAGGTGAATCGAAGAAGGTGGGTGCATCAAATAAGATTTCTTCAAATTCAATAGGCACGATTACATTTCCTTTAGCATCCGATATGCCAAATTTGTTATTTTTTTGAAGCAGAAAATAAGTTCCATTCTGAAGGGCCCGAATCTGTGTGTATTCAACCGGTAACACCTCTTTTCCTGTGGTAAGATCTCCCAATCCATACAGATATTCATTACCGTTTACTTTTGGTAAAAAGACTGAATTATTAATAAACACAGATTCTTCGTGGTTTAGCCTAGAATTTGTGAGATCATATGTCAGGGGAAAGATCAATGCTCCCTTTTTATTGATAAAACCCATTTTAAAAACCAGTGCACGGCTGTCTGAGTTTTCAGATCGACATACCATAGCGGCATCGCCCCGGAAATCAAATGCCCAAACATATTTCGGTGAGACGATTACCTCACCCGTATTGTTGATATAGCCATATC
This region includes:
- a CDS encoding sulfatase family protein; translation: MKKRHLLTLMIAGIFIPLSIIAQNKKSKPNVIFIYVDDLGYGDLSCYGAKAISTPNTDKLATNGLRFTRGHATSATCTPSRFGLMTGQYPWRKPGRNILPGDAALIIPTDQITLPKVFKNEGYTTAIIGKWHLGLGDQINKDWNADIKPGPNEVGFDYSYIFPATADRVPTVFMENHRIIGLDPKDPITVNYKNKIGNDPTGKEHPELLKLQSSVGHNHTIVNGIGRIGYMSGGKQTRWTDEELGTTFLAKAQDFIAQNHKKPFFLYFALHDIHVPRMPATMFKGKSNLGYRGDAILEMDWIVGQITKQLHELGIEQNTMIVFSSDNGPVLDDGYADKAEELNGIHSPAGPLRGWKTDLYEGGTRVPFIISWPAHIKPGVSQELVCQIDFVASFASYFNQKLPDGQASDSQNLWDTFVGNAKQGRMTLIQEGYSNLAIVSGDWKYIPPFGKNGPQLYNLKEDLAEEINVFDQFQEQAAILEALFKQEKN